One stretch of Eretmochelys imbricata isolate rEreImb1 chromosome 1, rEreImb1.hap1, whole genome shotgun sequence DNA includes these proteins:
- the LOC144278556 gene encoding olfactory receptor 52N2-like — protein MAAFNLTPSGPSTFILMGIPGLEAAHIWVSIPFFMCYIISLLGNFMLLFVVGKEQTLHKPMYLLLCMLALTDITTSTSVIPRALCIFWFNLKGITMGGCLIQMFFLHAVSVMQSAVLMTMAFDRYVAICNPLRYSTILTNARIAKLGLVGLIRAVLFILPLPLLLSRLPFCANRIIPHMYCDHMAVVKMSCGNITVNRMYGLVIAFVVIGLDLLLVALSYGLIIRAIIRISSKKAFQKAFNTCTSHICVMLMSCTLLLFSSLTHRFGQGIATHIHIILATLYFLVPPMFNPIIYGVKTKELREKVGKYTCRR, from the coding sequence ATGGCAGCTTTCAACCTCACCCCTTCTGGCCCTTCAACATTCATCCTAATGGGCATCCCTGGCCTGGAAGCTGCCCACATCTGGGTTTCCATCCCTTTCTTTATGTGCTACATCATCAGCCTGTTGGGAAATTTCATGCTTCTGTTTgttgtaggcaaagagcagaccctgcacaagccgatgtacctgctgctctgcatgctggcgCTCACAGACATCACCACTTCTACATCCGTCATACCAAGggcactgtgtatattttggttcaatttgaaagGCATTACTATGGGTGGCTGCCTCATCCAGATGTTCTTCCTTCATGCAGTTTCTGTTATGCAGTCAGCTGTTCTCATGACAATGGCCTTTGATCGCTATgttgccatatgtaaccctctgagatatTCCACCATCCTCACCAATGCACGAATAGCTAAGCTGGGGCTAGTGGGTTTGAtaagagctgttctcttcattttgcccctgcccctgctcctaaGCAGGCTCCCATTCTGTGCCAACCGTATTATCCCTCATATGTACTGTGACCACATGGCTGTGGTGAAGATGTCATGTGGAAACATTACAGTCAACAGGATGTACGGCTTGGTGATAGCATTTGTAGTCATTGGGTTAGACCTGTTGCTCGTTGCCCTGTCCTATGGTCTGATCATCAGGGCCATCATCAGAATATCCTCCAAGAAAGCCTTCCAGAAAGCCTTCAACACCTGCACATCCCACATCTGTGTGATGCTCATGTCTTGTACTCTCTTGCTGTTCTCCTCTCTGACACACCGGTTTGGTCAAGGCATAGCTACCCACATTCACATCATCTTGGCAACCCTGTACTTCCTCGTCCCTCCCATGTTCAACCCTATCATTTATGGGGTCAAAACCAAAGAGCTTCGTGAGAAAGTGGGCAAATATACCTGCAGAAGGTGA
- the LOC144278564 gene encoding olfactory receptor 51G2-like — protein MSAVNDTKFNYEVFLLTGIPGQGDVHLWISIIFCLMYAISIVGNSLILFIIKTDLSLHEPMYMFLSMLAVTDLGLLIASIPTILRVFLFNSREISLNTCLTQLFFIHSFTFTESSVLLLMAFDRFVAISNPLRYASILSLPRIAKMGLVCILRGVTMMLPLPILLKWFRYCRVNVLSHSYCMHQEVMKMACSDIRVNNIYGLIITVLTVGLDSLFIFLSYVMILKTVLSIASHKEFLRALNTCVSHFCAVLLFYTPEFSLTLIHRFGKGSSPLFQIVLGYINLLVPPLINPIVYCVKSKHLRSRIIRVFVK, from the coding sequence ATGTCAGCGGTGAATGACACCAAATTCAACTATgaagtgttccttctcactgGGATACCTGGGCAGGGAGATGTCCATCTCTGGATCTCTATCATCTTCTGCTTAATGTATGCTATTTCGATAGTAGGAAATTCACTCATTCTGTTCATCATAAAGACAGATCTAAGCCTTCATGAGCCAATGTACATGTTCCTTTCCATGTTGGCTGTCACAGACCTAGGCTTATTGATAGCCAGCATACCCACTATACTGCGTGTATTTTTGTTTAACTCAAGGGAGATCAGCCTCAATACCTGTCTTacccagctgttcttcatccactcATTTACATTCACTGAATCCTCCGTGCTCTTGTTGATGGCCTTTGACCGTTTCGTCGCAATCAGTAACCCGCTCAGATATGCCTCCATCTTAAGTCTGCCGAGAATAGCCAAGATGGGACTGGTGTGTATTCTAAGAGGGGTAACCATGATGCTCCCACTCCCCATTCTCCTGAAATGGTTCCGATATTGTCGAGTGAATGTCCTCTCCCATTCTTACTGTATGCACCAGGAGGTAATGAAGATGGCTTGTTCAGATATTAGAGTCAACAATATCTATGGCTTGATTATTACAGTCTTAACGGTGGGGTTGGACTCGCTGTTCATCTTTctctcttatgtgatgatccTCAAAACAGTGCTGAGCATCGCGTCCCACAAGGAGTTCCTCAGGGCTCTGAACACCTGCGTCTCCCACTTCTGCGCCGTTCTGCTCTTCTACACACCAGAGttcagcctgactttgatacaCAGATTTGGGAAGGGCTCTTCTCCCTTGTTTCAGATTGTCCTTGGCTACATCAACCTCCTGGTTCCTCCTCTGATTAACCCAATTGTGTACTGCGTGAAAAGCAAACACCTTCGTTCAAGGATAATCAGGGTGTTCGTGAAGTGA